A genomic stretch from Maledivibacter sp. includes:
- a CDS encoding exodeoxyribonuclease VII small subunit: MINHDDGMNIGDFEGNITRLKELVRQLEEGNLSLEESLKYFEEGIKLYRYCNNTLSHAQQRITLLLGEDNVGKERPFVVTEED; this comes from the coding sequence TTGATAAATCATGATGATGGTATGAATATCGGAGATTTTGAAGGTAATATAACTAGATTAAAGGAACTTGTAAGACAGCTTGAAGAAGGCAACCTATCCCTTGAAGAATCCTTGAAATATTTTGAAGAGGGTATAAAGCTTTATAGGTATTGTAATAATACATTAAGCCATGCCCAGCAAAGGATTACATTATTATTAGGGGAGGATAATGTAGGGAAAGAAAGGCCTTTTGTTGTTACAGAGGAGGATTAA
- the xseA gene encoding exodeoxyribonuclease VII large subunit, whose protein sequence is MGIRTLTVSELNSYLKRILMYDPILNNLVIKGEISNFKLHNSGHCYFSLKDTNSKLKCVMFNSEFRKLTFIPEDGMNVIAKGYISIYERNGEYQLYINSLEQVGLGKLYLEFEKLREELLSKGYFDEDKKKNIPFFPRKIAVITSPTGAAIRDVISVITRRNNLVDILVCPVLVQGEKAPIQISEAIDRLNAFDDIDLIILTRGGGSIEELWAFNEKIVAQSIFHCKKPVISAVGHETDFTISDFVSDLRAPTPSAAGELAAPSINDIRSTIDYFNNNLKNNIFNKLSNLREKLDGYNEDRIKRYLSYKINEEHQTLDNMYTNIKGNINTEYTVFKEMLTSLGDNLNNLSPLSTIQRGYSILMDEKKTKTITSTGDVNIGEGVNILVKDGMLKCTVDDTVKGESIFDKS, encoded by the coding sequence ATGGGAATTAGAACTTTAACAGTATCAGAATTAAATAGTTATTTGAAAAGAATACTAATGTATGACCCAATATTAAACAATCTTGTAATCAAAGGAGAAATATCAAATTTCAAGCTTCACAATAGTGGTCATTGTTACTTTTCCTTAAAGGATACAAATAGTAAGCTGAAATGCGTTATGTTTAATAGTGAATTTAGAAAGCTTACATTCATACCCGAGGATGGTATGAATGTAATTGCAAAGGGATATATTTCTATATATGAAAGAAATGGTGAATACCAATTATATATTAACAGTTTAGAGCAGGTTGGTTTAGGTAAGCTTTATTTGGAATTTGAAAAACTAAGGGAAGAGCTACTTAGTAAAGGATATTTTGATGAAGATAAGAAAAAAAATATACCTTTTTTCCCTAGAAAAATAGCAGTTATAACTTCTCCAACGGGAGCTGCTATCAGAGATGTTATATCGGTAATCACTAGGAGAAATAACCTAGTTGATATTCTCGTTTGCCCAGTTTTGGTTCAGGGGGAGAAAGCTCCTATACAAATATCAGAGGCAATAGATCGGCTTAATGCCTTTGATGATATTGATTTGATTATCTTGACTAGGGGCGGGGGATCTATAGAAGAACTTTGGGCATTTAATGAGAAAATAGTTGCACAGAGTATTTTTCATTGTAAAAAACCTGTTATTTCTGCAGTAGGACATGAAACGGATTTTACCATATCGGATTTTGTATCGGATTTGAGGGCACCTACACCTTCAGCAGCGGGTGAATTAGCTGCTCCATCTATAAACGATATAAGAAGTACTATCGACTATTTTAATAACAATCTTAAAAATAATATATTTAATAAGCTTTCAAATCTAAGAGAGAAACTTGATGGTTACAATGAAGATAGAATAAAAAGGTATTTATCCTATAAAATTAACGAAGAGCATCAGACCTTGGATAATATGTATACTAATATCAAAGGTAATATAAATACAGAATATACAGTGTTTAAGGAGATGCTTACTTCATTAGGAGATAATCTAAATAATTTAAGTCCTCTATCAACAATCCAAAGAGGATATAGTATACTAATGGATGAGAAGAAAACTAAGACTATTACCAGTACCGGTGATGTAAATATTGGTGAGGGTGTTAATATATTAGTAAAAGATGGTATGTTGAAATGTACAGTAGATGATACCGTGAAAGGGGAAAGCATTTTTGATAAATCATGA
- a CDS encoding bifunctional 5,10-methylenetetrahydrofolate dehydrogenase/5,10-methenyltetrahydrofolate cyclohydrolase, producing the protein MKKIIDGRKMSKDLLEEIKTKTQGLKDKYNKTPGLAVVLIGDDKASGVYANNIIKKCDAVGFFSEKHSLEQNTTENEALDLLDKLNNDEKISGILIQFPLPKGINENKIKSYISDKKDVDGINPLTAGKLYSGLNTFIPCTPKAAVKLLKSTGVELRGKNIVVIGRSNIVGRPVAELLLKENATITICHSKTTNLEEHTKKADIVVSAVGYPNLLKGHMLKDGAIVIDVGTNVVDGKLVGDTEFDSALEKVSLITPVPGGVGPVTITMLLENTLEAFLKQWELEL; encoded by the coding sequence ATGAAAAAAATAATAGATGGAAGAAAGATGTCAAAAGACTTACTAGAAGAAATTAAAACAAAGACTCAAGGATTAAAAGATAAATATAATAAAACTCCTGGTTTGGCAGTTGTTCTTATTGGCGATGACAAAGCCTCGGGAGTTTATGCAAATAATATTATTAAAAAATGCGATGCTGTAGGTTTCTTTAGTGAAAAACATAGCTTAGAACAAAACACTACTGAGAATGAAGCACTAGACTTATTGGATAAACTTAATAATGATGAGAAAATTAGTGGTATATTGATACAGTTTCCTTTACCAAAGGGCATAAACGAAAACAAGATAAAATCATACATATCTGATAAAAAAGATGTAGATGGGATCAATCCACTGACCGCTGGGAAGCTATATTCAGGGCTGAATACCTTCATACCTTGTACACCAAAGGCTGCGGTTAAGCTATTGAAGAGTACAGGCGTAGAGCTAAGGGGCAAAAACATAGTAGTTATTGGTAGAAGCAACATAGTAGGAAGACCCGTTGCAGAATTATTATTAAAGGAAAATGCTACAATTACAATTTGCCATTCAAAAACCACAAATTTAGAGGAACATACAAAAAAAGCAGATATTGTGGTTTCAGCCGTTGGATATCCCAATCTTTTAAAGGGTCACATGCTAAAGGATGGAGCTATTGTGATTGATGTTGGTACTAATGTTGTAGATGGAAAGTTAGTTGGAGATACAGAGTTTGATAGTGCCCTTGAAAAGGTTTCATTAATAACTCCTGTACCTGGTGGCGTTGGACCTGTGACAATAACCATGTTATTAGAAAATACTTTGGAGGCATTTTTAAAACAATGGGAATTAGAACTTTAA